From a single Miscanthus floridulus cultivar M001 chromosome 8, ASM1932011v1, whole genome shotgun sequence genomic region:
- the LOC136475963 gene encoding protein STRUBBELIG-RECEPTOR FAMILY 8-like isoform X1 produces the protein MGAARHLLGVAMLCALFASAASFTDPPDALGLWGLYRTLESPWQLSGWTFQGGDPCGEGRGSKHWRGVVCKGSSIVAINISGLGVGGWLGPDMLKFQSLKKLDMSFNNIAGEIPPTLPPNVEYLNLAANKFEGNIPSSLPWLHSLKYLNFSYNKLSGVIGDVFVNMDSLETMDVSFNAFSGDLPRSFSSLTNLRYLYLHHNEFTGSVILLAGLPLSSLNIENNHFSGYVPGPFQSIPELRIDGNQFQPGFKHASSSFTRRTPPDPPQSLSPPPTQSPPPPPPAAKQKPKQRPKSLKPSFGYSSLENNSYHRKSHSRVTSAAIASATCTVFVLLIVGLVLKSRRSCSCNPKSTSNHAKTLPANMETVPKANEVLYSWSSLLIGSDTSSSNGITSERVPKIKSWFKTSKNLLTAKQFPAADILAATRDFNEECFIGEGLTGRVYRGDFSDGQLLAIKRIDMVDLSLSEQDELMDMLWNISRLKHPNISALVGYCVEFGHCALLYEYAENGSLADILFSAATRSRALSWKARMKIALGVAYALEYMHLTCSPPVAHGNIKARNILLDAQLMPYLCDSGLTKLSHFVNTTRMKDSEAITSAKGYAAPELSDPGADGIKADIYSFGVILLVLLTGQKAFDSSRRPNEQFLVDWAAPHLDDLDSLERITAPRIRGSMPPKAISSLGIIILLCVKQSPDLRPPMTIIADKLVKLVESTGLQKISTTQHLEVDAQDPSFITTRPYFEPSSTVSQGGTESCISR, from the exons ATGGGGGCGGCGCGCCACCTCCTCGGCGTGGCGATGCTCTGCGCCTTGTTCGCCTCCGCCGCGTCCTTCACCGACCCCCCTGATG CATTAGGACTTTGGGGGTTATATCGCACATTGGAGTCGCCGTGGCAGCTCTCTGGTTGGACATTCCAGGGCGGTGATCCATGCGGTGAGGGTAGAGGGAGTAAACACTGGCGAGGCGTCGTTTGCAAGGGATCGTCCATTGTCGCAAT AAATATTAGCGGGCTCGGAGTTGGAGGATGGCTTGGCCCAGATATGCTAAAGTTTCAGTCGTTGAAAAAGCT GGACATGAGCTTCAATAACATTGCTGGTGAAATCCCTCCCACTTTGCCCCCAAATGTGGAATACTT AAATCTGGCAGCCAACAAGTTTGAAGGGAATATACCATCATCATTACCATGGTTGCACTCCCTGAAATATCT GAACTTTAGCTACAATAAACTCTCTGGAGTAATTGGTGATGTTTTTGTTAACATGGATAGCTTAGAAACGAT GGATGTGTCATTCAATGCTTTCAGTGGTGACCTACCAAGATCGTTTAGCTCATTGACGAACCTTCGCTATCT TTATCTACATCATAACGAGTTCACAGGATCTGTGATTTTGTTAGCAGGCCTTCCATTGTCATCCCT CAATATTGAAAATAATCACTTCAGTGGCTATGTTCCTGGACCATTTCAGTCCATTCCTGAGCTGAG GATTGATGGAAACCAATTTCAACCTGGTTTCAAACATGCATCGTCCTCATTTACTAGGAGGACCCCTCCAGATCCACCTCAATCTTTGTCTCCACCTCCAACTCaatctccacctccacctccaccagcAGCTAAACAGAAACCAAAGCAAAGGCCAAAATCTCTAAAGCCTTCTTTTGGTTATTCTTCTCTGGAAAATAATAGCTACCATAGGAAGTCACACTCTCGAGTGACATCTGCTGCAATAGCTAGTGCCACATGTACAGTATTTGTACTCCTCATTGTTGGATTGGTTCTGAAAAGTCGGAGAAGCTGTTCATGCAACCCTAAGAGCACCTCTAACCATGCCAAGACTTTACCAGCCAATATGGAAACAG TCCCTAAAGCAAATGAGGTCCTGTACTCTTGGAGTTCTCTATTGATTGGCAGTGATACTTCATCTAGTAATGGCATTACATCTGAAAGAGTTCCCAAAATAAAAAGTTGGTTCAAGACATCTAAAAACCTTCTAACTGCAAAGCAGTTTCCAGCTGCGGACATTCTAGCGGCTACCAGGGACTTCAATGAAGAATGTTTTATTGGTGAAGGTCTCACTGGTCGAGTTTATAGAGGTGATTTTTCTGATGGCCAG CTCCTGGCTATCAAGAGGATTGACATGGTAGATCTGTCATTATCAGAACAGGATGAATTAATGGACATGCTTTGGAATATCTCCAGATTAAAGCACCCCAATATCAGTGCGCTTGTGGGATATTGTGTGGAATTTGGACATTGTGCGCTTCTATATGAGTACGCCGAAAATGGCTCTCTTGCTGATATTCTGTTTTCAGCAGCCACAAGATCCAGGGCTTTGTCATGGAAAGCTCGGATGAAGATTGCTCTTGGAGTTGCCTATGCTCTGGA ATACATGCACTTGACGTGTTCCCCTCCAGTTGCCCATGGAAATATTAAAGCTAGAAATATTTTGCTTGATGCTCAGCTCATGCCCTACCTCTGTGACAGTGGGTTAACCAAGTTAAGCCATTTTGTCAACACCACAAGAATG AAGGATTCAGAAGCTATCACCAGTGCTAAAGGCTATGCTGCCCCTGAGCTCAGTGATCCAGGAGCAGATGGCATCAAAGCTGATATTTACAGTTTTGGTGTTATTTTGCTTGTGCTTTTGACTGGGCAAAAGGCTTTTGACAG TTCAAGAAGGCCAAACGAGCAGTTTCTAGTAGATTGGGCAGCTCCTCATCTTGATGATCTTGATTCACTGGAAAGAATAACTGCTCCAAGAATAAGGGGCTCTATGCCACCTAAAGCTATATCTTCATTAGGCATTATCATCTTGCTTTGCGTCAAG CAATCACCAGATCTCCGCCCGCCAATGACAATCATAGCAGACAAATTAGTAAAGCTTGTCGAATCAACAGGTCTTCAAAAGATTAGCACAACACAGCACTTGGAGGTTGATGCTCAGGACCCCTCTTTCATAACAACCCGACCGTATTTTGAGCCGTCCTCTACTG TCAGTCAGGGTGGAACAGAGAGCTGCATATCCCGGTGA
- the LOC136475963 gene encoding protein STRUBBELIG-RECEPTOR FAMILY 8-like isoform X2, with amino-acid sequence MLKFQSLKKLDMSFNNIAGEIPPTLPPNVEYLNLAANKFEGNIPSSLPWLHSLKYLNFSYNKLSGVIGDVFVNMDSLETMDVSFNAFSGDLPRSFSSLTNLRYLYLHHNEFTGSVILLAGLPLSSLNIENNHFSGYVPGPFQSIPELRIDGNQFQPGFKHASSSFTRRTPPDPPQSLSPPPTQSPPPPPPAAKQKPKQRPKSLKPSFGYSSLENNSYHRKSHSRVTSAAIASATCTVFVLLIVGLVLKSRRSCSCNPKSTSNHAKTLPANMETVPKANEVLYSWSSLLIGSDTSSSNGITSERVPKIKSWFKTSKNLLTAKQFPAADILAATRDFNEECFIGEGLTGRVYRGDFSDGQLLAIKRIDMVDLSLSEQDELMDMLWNISRLKHPNISALVGYCVEFGHCALLYEYAENGSLADILFSAATRSRALSWKARMKIALGVAYALEYMHLTCSPPVAHGNIKARNILLDAQLMPYLCDSGLTKLSHFVNTTRMKDSEAITSAKGYAAPELSDPGADGIKADIYSFGVILLVLLTGQKAFDSSRRPNEQFLVDWAAPHLDDLDSLERITAPRIRGSMPPKAISSLGIIILLCVKQSPDLRPPMTIIADKLVKLVESTGLQKISTTQHLEVDAQDPSFITTRPYFEPSSTVSQGGTESCISR; translated from the exons ATGCTAAAGTTTCAGTCGTTGAAAAAGCT GGACATGAGCTTCAATAACATTGCTGGTGAAATCCCTCCCACTTTGCCCCCAAATGTGGAATACTT AAATCTGGCAGCCAACAAGTTTGAAGGGAATATACCATCATCATTACCATGGTTGCACTCCCTGAAATATCT GAACTTTAGCTACAATAAACTCTCTGGAGTAATTGGTGATGTTTTTGTTAACATGGATAGCTTAGAAACGAT GGATGTGTCATTCAATGCTTTCAGTGGTGACCTACCAAGATCGTTTAGCTCATTGACGAACCTTCGCTATCT TTATCTACATCATAACGAGTTCACAGGATCTGTGATTTTGTTAGCAGGCCTTCCATTGTCATCCCT CAATATTGAAAATAATCACTTCAGTGGCTATGTTCCTGGACCATTTCAGTCCATTCCTGAGCTGAG GATTGATGGAAACCAATTTCAACCTGGTTTCAAACATGCATCGTCCTCATTTACTAGGAGGACCCCTCCAGATCCACCTCAATCTTTGTCTCCACCTCCAACTCaatctccacctccacctccaccagcAGCTAAACAGAAACCAAAGCAAAGGCCAAAATCTCTAAAGCCTTCTTTTGGTTATTCTTCTCTGGAAAATAATAGCTACCATAGGAAGTCACACTCTCGAGTGACATCTGCTGCAATAGCTAGTGCCACATGTACAGTATTTGTACTCCTCATTGTTGGATTGGTTCTGAAAAGTCGGAGAAGCTGTTCATGCAACCCTAAGAGCACCTCTAACCATGCCAAGACTTTACCAGCCAATATGGAAACAG TCCCTAAAGCAAATGAGGTCCTGTACTCTTGGAGTTCTCTATTGATTGGCAGTGATACTTCATCTAGTAATGGCATTACATCTGAAAGAGTTCCCAAAATAAAAAGTTGGTTCAAGACATCTAAAAACCTTCTAACTGCAAAGCAGTTTCCAGCTGCGGACATTCTAGCGGCTACCAGGGACTTCAATGAAGAATGTTTTATTGGTGAAGGTCTCACTGGTCGAGTTTATAGAGGTGATTTTTCTGATGGCCAG CTCCTGGCTATCAAGAGGATTGACATGGTAGATCTGTCATTATCAGAACAGGATGAATTAATGGACATGCTTTGGAATATCTCCAGATTAAAGCACCCCAATATCAGTGCGCTTGTGGGATATTGTGTGGAATTTGGACATTGTGCGCTTCTATATGAGTACGCCGAAAATGGCTCTCTTGCTGATATTCTGTTTTCAGCAGCCACAAGATCCAGGGCTTTGTCATGGAAAGCTCGGATGAAGATTGCTCTTGGAGTTGCCTATGCTCTGGA ATACATGCACTTGACGTGTTCCCCTCCAGTTGCCCATGGAAATATTAAAGCTAGAAATATTTTGCTTGATGCTCAGCTCATGCCCTACCTCTGTGACAGTGGGTTAACCAAGTTAAGCCATTTTGTCAACACCACAAGAATG AAGGATTCAGAAGCTATCACCAGTGCTAAAGGCTATGCTGCCCCTGAGCTCAGTGATCCAGGAGCAGATGGCATCAAAGCTGATATTTACAGTTTTGGTGTTATTTTGCTTGTGCTTTTGACTGGGCAAAAGGCTTTTGACAG TTCAAGAAGGCCAAACGAGCAGTTTCTAGTAGATTGGGCAGCTCCTCATCTTGATGATCTTGATTCACTGGAAAGAATAACTGCTCCAAGAATAAGGGGCTCTATGCCACCTAAAGCTATATCTTCATTAGGCATTATCATCTTGCTTTGCGTCAAG CAATCACCAGATCTCCGCCCGCCAATGACAATCATAGCAGACAAATTAGTAAAGCTTGTCGAATCAACAGGTCTTCAAAAGATTAGCACAACACAGCACTTGGAGGTTGATGCTCAGGACCCCTCTTTCATAACAACCCGACCGTATTTTGAGCCGTCCTCTACTG TCAGTCAGGGTGGAACAGAGAGCTGCATATCCCGGTGA